One window of Catonella massiliensis genomic DNA carries:
- a CDS encoding YebC/PmpR family DNA-binding transcriptional regulator, whose product MSGHSKFANIKHKKEKNDAAKGKIFTIIGREIAVAVKEGGADPANNSRLRDVIAKAKANNMPNDTIDRGIKKAAGDANSVNYERAVYEGYGPSGTAIIVETLTDNKNRTAANVRNAFTKGGGNVGTPGCVSYMFDEKGQILIDKEEYDADPDEFMMTVIDAGAEDFIDNDDSFEILTAPEAFSEVREKLEKLGVPMAEAEVKMIPQNYVTLSDEEDIKKINKIFDLLDVEDDVQNVFHNWDE is encoded by the coding sequence ATGTCAGGACATTCAAAATTTGCCAATATCAAGCACAAAAAGGAAAAGAACGATGCAGCAAAGGGTAAGATATTTACCATTATAGGAAGAGAGATTGCCGTAGCTGTAAAGGAGGGAGGAGCAGATCCTGCCAACAACTCAAGGCTTCGTGATGTAATTGCCAAAGCCAAGGCTAACAACATGCCAAATGACACGATTGACAGAGGTATCAAGAAGGCAGCAGGAGACGCTAACTCGGTTAACTATGAGCGCGCTGTGTATGAGGGATATGGTCCAAGTGGAACAGCCATTATAGTTGAGACTCTTACAGACAACAAGAACCGTACAGCAGCCAATGTAAGAAATGCATTTACAAAGGGTGGCGGCAATGTCGGAACTCCGGGCTGCGTGTCTTATATGTTTGATGAAAAGGGACAGATTCTTATAGATAAAGAGGAATACGATGCTGACCCTGATGAATTTATGATGACAGTAATAGATGCAGGGGCTGAGGACTTCATTGACAATGATGACAGCTTTGAAATATTAACTGCACCTGAAGCATTTTCAGAGGTCAGGGAAAAGCTTGAAAAGCTAGGTGTACCAATGGCTGAGGCGGAAGTAAAGATGATTCCTCAGAATTATGTTACACTTTCTGATGAAGAAGATATTAAGAAAATCAACAAAATCTTCGATTTATTAGATGTAGAAGATGATGTGCAGAATGTATTTCACAACTGGGATGAATAA